In Lapillicoccus jejuensis, the DNA window CCTCGACCTTCCCGGTCTTCCCAGCGGCCTTGACCGCCTCGGCCACCCCGAGCGCCATGGTGTCGTTGTTGGCGTAGAAGCCGCCGAGGTCGGGGTGCTCCTGCAGGATCGTCGTCGCGGCGTCGCGTGCCTTCTGCACGTCCCAGTCCGCCGCCACGCTCGAGACGACCTTGAGGCCCTTCGTGCCCGCCTCGTCCGTGAAGCCCTTGGTGCGCTGCTTGGCCGCGTAGACACCGGCCTGCCCCTGGATGATGGCGACCGAGGCGCCGGCGGGGAGGGTCTTGGCCATGTAGTCGGCCGCGCTGATGCCGTTCTGGATCTGGTTAGGTCCGACCCAGTGGCGCGCGGAGGGGAAGACGGCGTCGTTGACGTTGACGACGACCAGGCCCTTGGCCTCGGCCTTCTCCACGGCCGGGCACATGTTGGTGTCGGACTGCGGCGAGGCGAGGATGAGCTTGTAGCCCTTGGTCACCATCGTCTCGGCGGCGTTGAGCTGCCCAACCTGGTCCGACTCGCTGGCGGCCGCCTGGACGTCGACCTGCGAGCCGTACTTCTGGGCTCGCTCGGTCTGTCCCTTCGACAGCGTCGACCAATACTGGTTTCCCAGGAACTTCATGATCGAGCCGATGCGGACGTCACCGGCCGGCTTCGGGACGGCGCCCAGCTTGGTCGCCAGGTCGGCGTACTGGGCCGAGTCCGAGGCGTCGTCGGTGCTGAACGTCTGGTCGGTCGCGCAGCTCGAGGGGGAGCCGGAGCCGCCCGACGAGCCGGCTCCGGCGGCGTCCTGGACGCCTTGGACGCCCTGGCAGGCGGAGAGGCTGATCGCCAGCACGGCCAGGCCGGCGGTGGTTCGACCTGCGGTGGACAGGGTCGAGATCTTTCGGTTCACGGGGTCCTCCTGGAGCCGCGTCGTCGGGGCTGCCCTCTGTCCGGTCGAGGTCGATCCGGCGGGGCGGGGAGGACACTAAGGAGACGTCCGACGGCGCAGGACGCCTGAGGCGGATGTGACCGAACCGTGACTGCTGCGCGCTCAGCAGCCCCTGATGGCCTGTCGAAGTCGTCCCATAACGGACATTGATGGATGGGTCCGGCGCGCTACCGGCCGGGGACGCCGATGAGGCGCCGTACGGCGTCGCGGGTGACGTCCGGCGTCTGCGGCTCGGGGTCGAGCGCGATGTGCATCGCGGCGCCCTCGACGTAGGCGTCGACGATGCGCGCGGTGACCGGGTCGAGGTGCCGGCCGAGGGCGACGCGGCTGGCCCGCATCCAGTCGTGGGTGATGGCGCGGAACTCGGGACGGCGGGCGGCGAGGGTGTAGAGCTCGTAGCTGAGCACCTGCTCGCTGACCGACCGCTGCAGATCCCCGTGGATGAGGTCGACCAGCGCGTCGACGAGGTCGTCGCGGCCCGATCCCGTTGTCGCCAGGCGCTTTTCGAAGGCGTCGGCGATCGTCGCGGCGAACCGCGTGAAGGCCTCGACGAGCAGCTCGTCCATGCCGGCGAAGTGGTAGGTCATCGAGCCCAACGGCACCCCTGCGCGCGCCGCGACCTTGCGGTGCGAGGTGCCGGCGACGCCGTCGACCGCGACGCACTCGAGCGCGGCGTCGATGATCCGGTCGCGGCGCTCCGGGTCGGCGCGCGGCATCAGCGGCCCCGCAGCTCGCGCACGACCCGGGCCGGGTTGCCGACGACGACCACCCCGGCGGAGACGTCCTTGGTGACCACGGCGCCGGCTCCGACGACGCTGTCGTCGCCGATCGTCACACCCGGCAGGACGATCACCCCGCCACCCAGCCAGACGTTGTCCCCCAGCGTGATCGGCTGCGCCGCCTCGATCCCGGCCCGCCGCTGGTCGGGGTCGAGCGGGTGCGTGGGCGTGAGCAGCTGCACGTGCGGCCCGATCTGGCAGTGCGCGCCGATCGTGATGGGCGCGACGTCGAGGGCGGTGAGGCCCGTGTTGACGAAGGTGTGGTCGCCGATGCTCAGGTGGTCGCCGTAGTCGAGGTGCAGCGGCGGTCGGACCACGGCGCCGTCGCCGAGGTGGCCGACGAGGTCGGCGAGCAGCGCGCGGGCGCCGGGGTCGTCGGCGTCGTACGCCTCGTGCCACCGACGGGCCAGCCGCACCGCCCGGCGGTACCGCTCGGCGTTCTCGGGGTCGTCGGCGACGTAGGGGTCGCCGGCGAGCATGCGCTCCCGGTTCGTGCGCGGGTCACCAGGGAAGAGGTCGGTCACGGGGGCAGTGTAGCCATGGAGTGTACGTTCGTACGTTGAGTGGGCTATCGTCGTCGCGTGCCCTCGGTCCGCCCCCTCGCCCGCCCCGCCCCGACCGTCCCGGACGACATCCGCCGCGCGCGGCTCGCGGTCGCCGGCGTCTTCTTCGCCGCCGGGTTCGCCCTCGCCGCCTGGGTGGTCAACATCCCCGCGGTGCAGGAGGCGACCGGCATCTCGCACGCCACGCTCGGCGGACTCCTCCTCGTGCTCGGGGCCGGCTCGGTCGTCGGGCTGCAGAGCGGTGGTCTGCTCATCGACCGCGTCGGGAGTCGCACCCTCACCGTCGTCGCCGGCCTCCTGCTCGCCGCCGCGGTCAACCTGCCGGGGCTGGCCGGGTCACCGTGGGCCCTCGCCGCCGCCCTCGCCGCCTTCGGGCTGGCCAACGGTCTCACCGACGTGGCGATGAACGACCAGGCCGTCCTCGTGGAACGGCGCTACCCGCGACCGGTCATGTCGAGCTTCCACGCGTGCTGGTCGGTCGGGGGAGCGGTCGGGGCCGGCGTCGGCGCCCTGGTGCAGCGCGCCGACCTGCCGACCCAGGTCGCGCTGGGGGTCGGTGCCGTGGTCACCGCACTGCTCGTGGCCCTCTCGGGTCGCTTCCTGGTCACCGATCGTGGGGCGGTCGTCCCGGAGGCCGAGCGGGGCTCCGTCACCGGGGCGCCGGAGCTGGTGCCGGGGACCCGGAGCCGGCTGCTCACCCTCGCCGTCCTCGCCTTCCTGCTCATGCTCGCCGAGGGCGCCGCCAACGACTGGAGCGCGTTGCAGGCCGTCGAGGACCTCGGCCAGCGCGAGGCCGCGGGGTCGCTCGCGTACGGCGCCTTCGCCGTCGCCATGACGGTCGGGCGCTTCGCCTCCGACCCCGTCGTGCACCGGGTGGGTCGCCCCGCCCTGGTCCGGTGGGGCTCGCTGCTCGCCGCCGTCGGCGTGCTCGTCGTCGTCCTGTCGCGCGCGTACCCCCTCACCCTCGTCGGGTGGGTCGCCTTCGGTCTCGGGCTCTCGGGGATCGTGCCCCAGATCTTCACGACCGCCGGCAACCTCGATGTGCCGAACCGTGGCGTCGTGATCTCCCGGGTCATGGGCGCGGGCTACGTGGGCATCCTCGCCGGCCCCGCGGTGGTCGGCTGGCTCGCCGGTCTCGTCGGTCTCACCCACGCCCTGCTCGTGCCCGTCGGGTGCTGCGTCGTGGCGCTGCTCGTCGCGCACCGCGCCGTCGCGCCGGCCCCGCGCCGCGTGGACGGCGCGGCGCAGGACCGCCGCGTGACGGCGGAGCTCAGGCGGCCGTAGGCGCCCCGGTCGTCGGGTGGCGGTACGTCGAGTCGTCGTAGCTGCACCAGAAGTAGCCGATGATCGACAGCAGCCACATGAGGAAGAAGCTGAAGACCCCGCCCTTGCCGAACGCCCGGCCCAGGCGCAGGGCGATCATGATCGAGAAGACCAGGTTGACGACCGGGATGAGCAGCAGCAGGAAGAGCCAGCCGTTCCAGCCGGCCATCTTGACGAGCAGGTAGGCGTTGTAGAACGGCACGAAGCCGCCCCACCTCGGCAGGCCCGCCTTGCCGAGCATCCCCATGACGGCGACGGCACCCAGGACGTAGCCGACGAGGCCGCCGAAGACGCCGCTGGCGGCGGACGTCGTCGAGGTGGCGGTGGACGAGGTGTCGGCCGCGATCGCGGCCAGGGTGAGGAACATCGGCAAGCCCCCTGCTCGGTGTGGACCGGACGGAATGAGCCCGGGCGCGTCGAGTGTGGCGGACGACGAGCCGGACGGTCCGCTGAATCGCCGAGCTCACAGCGGTCCCTCAGTCGGTGTAGTGGCCGGCCTCCAGGTCCTCCAGCAGCGTGGGGCCACCCGGGAGCCAGTCGAGCAGGCGGCGCGTCAGGGCGCTCGAGGCGGGTTGGTCGCCGCCGAGCAGCGCACCGAAGACGCCGAGCCCGGCCGGGTCGACCGACGCCGACGGCAGGCCCGTCCGTCGCGCGACGGCCTCGGCGACGTCGCGCAGGGCGACCCCCTCCTCGGCGACGGCGTGCAGCACCGACCCGGCGGGGGCCTGCTCGAGCGCGAGCCGGAACAGATGGGCCGCGTCGTCGACGTGCACGGCCGGCCACCGGTTCGACCCGTCGCCGACGTAGGCCGCGACCCCCCGTCGGCGGTCGAGCGCGACGAGCATCGCGATCAGCCCGTTCCGGTCGCCGCGCCCGTGCACGGTGCGGGGCATCCGCACCAGCCCGGAGCGCAGCCCGAGGTCGGACAGGGCGAGGACGGCGTCGGCGGTGCGCGCGCGTCCGCCGGCCGGTCCGTCGGGGTCCAGCCGATCGCGTTCCGTGGCCACCGTGGCGTGGCTCGTCGGCGTCCCCGAGGCCGCGAAGAACGCCGTACCGGATCCGCGCAGCGCCTGCCCGAGGCGGGCGAGCAGGCGCACCTCGTTGTCGACCGCCTCGCCGAACTCGTTGAAGTCGAGCGTGAAGGCGAGGTGGGCGACGGCGTCGGCCTCGCGGGCCGCGGCGACGAGCAGGTCGTGGTCGGTCATCTCGCCGCGCAGCGCGGTGGCGCCGAGGTCGCGGACCCGTTCCGCGGAGGCGTCGGAGCGGGCGAGCCCGACGACGTCGTGGCCGGCGCCGACCAGCTCGCGGGTGAGGCGGCTGCCGATCCAGCCCGAGGCTCCGGTGACGAGCACGCGCATGACGGTTCTCCTTCGATCGGGGTGCGCCGCCCTGGAGGCGGTGCTGATGTGACTCGGTCACATGACGGTAGCACTGATGTGACCGAGACACATCACCTAGAATCGCGTCATGGCACGCTGGGAGCCGGATGCACGCGGTCGGCTGCTGCGCGCCGCCCTCGAGCTCTTCGCCGAGCGGGGGTACGACGCCACGACCGCGGCGGCCATCGCCGAGCGCGCCGGGTTGACCAAGACGACGCTGTTCCGTCAGTTCGCCGACAAGCGCGAGATCCTGTTCCAGGGGCAGGCGGACTCGGTGCGGGTCGCGGACTCCGCCGTGCGCGCCGCCCCCGCCGGGGCCTCCGCGCTCGAGGCGCTGCGGGAGGCGCTCGCCGCGCTCTGCGACGGGCACACCCCCGACCATCGCGACACCGGACGCCGGATCGCGCCGATCGTCGCCACGAGCCCCGAGCTGCAGGAGCGGGCGGGAGCCAAGCGGGCGAGCATCGCCGCGGCCCTGCAGGGCGCCCTGGCCGACCGCACCGGTGACGTCGACGTCGCGGGTGCGCTGGCCGACCTGGGGGTCCGTGCCTACTACGGCGGGTTCGACGAGTGGGTCGTCGGGGACGAGGACGTCCCGCTGCGCGAGGTCGTCCTGACCCGCCTCGACCGCCTGGTGGCGGGAGTGGGCGGCGCGCTCGCGCCGTCCGCGGGAAGACGGCGGTGACCCCTCGGCCCGGCGGGGGCCGACCCGCTCGGCCGGACCCGCTCAGCGGCTGGTGAGGGCCTCGCCGTCGTCCGACTCCTCGTAGTCCGCGCCCTTCCCGGGGACGACGACGGCGAGGTCGAGGTTCGGGTGGACGCGGATGAGCACGTACGAGCCGGACTCCAGGGGCAGGAAGAGGAACTCCGTGTGGCCACGGGCGCGCATGGCCGCGGCGATGGCGTCCAGCGCCTGCGACTCGGTCAGCGTGGTCTCGTGCCGGACCCCGGCGTGGATCACGTCCACGCTGTACGTCGTCCGTTCCCCGCTCATGCGGCACCGCCCTCCCCGTGCGGCCCCGGGCCCCCAGGGTGCCGGCCGCGCTGCGTGCCGCACGCTACGCCACCGGCCGGGGGAAGCGCGCCCCCCGTCGCCCGTGGAACCGACGGCCGCGCGCCGTACCAGTGAGGGGAGGTGCTCCGACGCCCGACACAGCGCCTATCTACCCAAAACGTGCAAAAATGACTAAACGGTCGATGGGCTCACCCGCGGCCGCCCACCAGACTCGTCCTCGCCTGGACCTGTCCGCACCCAGTCCTCCAAGGGGTCTCCATGAACGTCACGCCGTCCTCCACGCGCCTGCGCCGCCTGTCGCTCGCCGCGGCCGCCCTCGCCGTCGTGGCCGTGCCCGCCGCCGCGGTGGCGCTCAACGCCGCCGCCCCGGCGACCTCGCGCTGGTCGGTCGTCGAGGCGTCGGTGCCCGGGACGTCGCGCTGGTCGGTCGTCGAGGCGTCGGTGCCCGGGACGTCGCGCTGGTCGGTCGTCGAGGCGTCGGTGCCCGGGACGTCGCGCTGGTCGGTCGTCGAGGCGTCGGTGCCCGGGACGTCGCGCTGGTCGGTCGTCGAGGCCGCGGTGCCGGCGACCTCCCGCTGGTCCGTCGCCGACCCGGGTGCCACCCCGGCGACCTCGCGCTGGTCCGTCGTCGAGGCGACCTCGCGCTGGTCCACCGCCGACCAGGCTGCCACCCCGGCGACCTCGCGCTGGTCCGTGGTCGAGGCGACCTCGCGCTGGTCCACCGCCGACCAGGCTGCCACCCCGGCGACCTCGCGCTGGTCGGTCGTCGAGGCGGGCGCCGTGGTGCCCGGCACGTCGCGCTGGTCCGTGGTGACCGGCGCGGACGCCGTCGTCGTGTAGTGATGTTCCGCATCACGCGCCTCGCACTGGTCACGGGGGCACTGAGCGCTGCCCTCGCGACCGGGGCGGTGGCCATGGTGCGACTCTCCGGCGACCA includes these proteins:
- a CDS encoding TetR/AcrR family transcriptional regulator; its protein translation is MARWEPDARGRLLRAALELFAERGYDATTAAAIAERAGLTKTTLFRQFADKREILFQGQADSVRVADSAVRAAPAGASALEALREALAALCDGHTPDHRDTGRRIAPIVATSPELQERAGAKRASIAAALQGALADRTGDVDVAGALADLGVRAYYGGFDEWVVGDEDVPLREVVLTRLDRLVAGVGGALAPSAGRRR
- a CDS encoding DUF5684 domain-containing protein: MFLTLAAIAADTSSTATSTTSAASGVFGGLVGYVLGAVAVMGMLGKAGLPRWGGFVPFYNAYLLVKMAGWNGWLFLLLLIPVVNLVFSIMIALRLGRAFGKGGVFSFFLMWLLSIIGYFWCSYDDSTYRHPTTGAPTAA
- a CDS encoding sugar O-acetyltransferase produces the protein MLAGDPYVADDPENAERYRRAVRLARRWHEAYDADDPGARALLADLVGHLGDGAVVRPPLHLDYGDHLSIGDHTFVNTGLTALDVAPITIGAHCQIGPHVQLLTPTHPLDPDQRRAGIEAAQPITLGDNVWLGGGVIVLPGVTIGDDSVVGAGAVVTKDVSAGVVVVGNPARVVRELRGR
- a CDS encoding substrate-binding domain-containing protein, with product MNRKISTLSTAGRTTAGLAVLAISLSACQGVQGVQDAAGAGSSGGSGSPSSCATDQTFSTDDASDSAQYADLATKLGAVPKPAGDVRIGSIMKFLGNQYWSTLSKGQTERAQKYGSQVDVQAAASESDQVGQLNAAETMVTKGYKLILASPQSDTNMCPAVEKAEAKGLVVVNVNDAVFPSARHWVGPNQIQNGISAADYMAKTLPAGASVAIIQGQAGVYAAKQRTKGFTDEAGTKGLKVVSSVAADWDVQKARDAATTILQEHPDLGGFYANNDTMALGVAEAVKAAGKTGKVEVIGTDGIPDAYKAIRSGDLTATVDSYPELTGAVAVDVGLRLLGGQTVPRAVYTPQALITKDNVDAAAPVLQ
- a CDS encoding TetR/AcrR family transcriptional regulator; translation: MPRADPERRDRIIDAALECVAVDGVAGTSHRKVAARAGVPLGSMTYHFAGMDELLVEAFTRFAATIADAFEKRLATTGSGRDDLVDALVDLIHGDLQRSVSEQVLSYELYTLAARRPEFRAITHDWMRASRVALGRHLDPVTARIVDAYVEGAAMHIALDPEPQTPDVTRDAVRRLIGVPGR
- a CDS encoding SDR family oxidoreductase, yielding MRVLVTGASGWIGSRLTRELVGAGHDVVGLARSDASAERVRDLGATALRGEMTDHDLLVAAAREADAVAHLAFTLDFNEFGEAVDNEVRLLARLGQALRGSGTAFFAASGTPTSHATVATERDRLDPDGPAGGRARTADAVLALSDLGLRSGLVRMPRTVHGRGDRNGLIAMLVALDRRRGVAAYVGDGSNRWPAVHVDDAAHLFRLALEQAPAGSVLHAVAEEGVALRDVAEAVARRTGLPSASVDPAGLGVFGALLGGDQPASSALTRRLLDWLPGGPTLLEDLEAGHYTD
- a CDS encoding MFS transporter → MPSVRPLARPAPTVPDDIRRARLAVAGVFFAAGFALAAWVVNIPAVQEATGISHATLGGLLLVLGAGSVVGLQSGGLLIDRVGSRTLTVVAGLLLAAAVNLPGLAGSPWALAAALAAFGLANGLTDVAMNDQAVLVERRYPRPVMSSFHACWSVGGAVGAGVGALVQRADLPTQVALGVGAVVTALLVALSGRFLVTDRGAVVPEAERGSVTGAPELVPGTRSRLLTLAVLAFLLMLAEGAANDWSALQAVEDLGQREAAGSLAYGAFAVAMTVGRFASDPVVHRVGRPALVRWGSLLAAVGVLVVVLSRAYPLTLVGWVAFGLGLSGIVPQIFTTAGNLDVPNRGVVISRVMGAGYVGILAGPAVVGWLAGLVGLTHALLVPVGCCVVALLVAHRAVAPAPRRVDGAAQDRRVTAELRRP